Proteins found in one Amycolatopsis umgeniensis genomic segment:
- a CDS encoding aminoglycoside phosphotransferase family protein has protein sequence MAVVLIDDPARARLITRFGEGVAAWCDALPALVARLSKQWGLTVVGAKPGNTGRTLICVGDDGAKKVLKLTPEHAIAESEAAALRAWDGCSRVAQVLATELADGAILLEGIDPGTQLLEAGTDVPWAEVGDLLTQIHAVTPPSGFSALEDRVVFMYRLAERGLRGSVAEATLSLETLDRARLRALALATSGGGTSIVHGDLHPGNVLDGGPGRGAVAIDPRPSVGDPSFDLADWVTLPMAAGGTLEDGFDAIAPHLPGFDAERVRAWCVALSPLFVMRPLERGERTSFVEAMLRMAA, from the coding sequence GTGGCCGTTGTTCTGATCGACGATCCGGCTCGCGCGCGCCTGATCACGCGATTCGGTGAAGGCGTCGCGGCCTGGTGTGACGCTCTGCCCGCGCTCGTGGCGCGGTTGTCGAAGCAGTGGGGTCTCACCGTCGTCGGCGCGAAACCGGGCAACACCGGCCGCACCTTGATCTGCGTGGGGGACGACGGCGCGAAGAAGGTCCTCAAGCTGACCCCGGAGCACGCGATCGCCGAGTCCGAGGCCGCCGCGCTGCGGGCGTGGGACGGATGCTCGAGGGTCGCGCAGGTCCTCGCCACCGAGCTCGCCGACGGTGCGATCCTGCTGGAAGGCATCGATCCCGGTACGCAGCTGCTGGAGGCCGGCACGGACGTCCCGTGGGCCGAAGTCGGCGATCTGCTGACCCAGATCCACGCGGTGACGCCGCCGTCCGGATTTTCGGCGCTGGAGGACCGTGTCGTCTTCATGTACCGGCTCGCCGAGCGTGGGCTGCGGGGATCGGTGGCCGAAGCGACGCTGTCACTGGAAACCCTCGATCGCGCCCGGCTGCGGGCACTCGCCCTCGCGACCAGCGGGGGAGGGACCTCGATCGTGCACGGCGACCTGCATCCCGGCAACGTTCTCGACGGCGGGCCCGGCAGGGGCGCGGTCGCCATCGACCCTCGTCCGAGCGTCGGCGATCCGTCGTTCGATCTGGCCGACTGGGTCACGCTGCCGATGGCCGCCGGTGGCACGCTCGAGGACGGCTTCGACGCCATCGCGCCGCACTTGCCGGGTTTCGACGCCGAGCGCGTCCGGGCGTGGTGTGTCGCGCTGTCGCCGCTGTTCGTGATGCGCCCGCTCGAACGGGGTGAACGGACCTCGTTCGTCGAAGCGATGCTCCGGATGGCGGCCTGA
- a CDS encoding prolyl oligopeptidase family serine peptidase, with translation MVEIAPYGTWTSPLSAADVAASGVSAQWLGTAGDEVWWAEARTGEGGRVTLVRSREDGTVEDVLPAPWNVRNRVHEYGGRPWLVLGDTLVFTHWADQRVYRRDLTTGETTPLTPEPATRHGIRYSDLRPGRTGEVWLVRERSTGARRVDIARDLIAVPLDGGPERVLTASHHFLTAPHLSPDGARAAWIGWNHPAMPWDGTELCVADLREDGTFGPHRVLAGAADVAVCQVEWESADSLLALLDPNGWWNLHRVGLDGAVTNLAPSEQEIGGAQWKLGARWFTPLGDGRFAVIASGRLAVLDEATREVTPVAAAADLTAWSTNGFAVHEGGVVGVAAGPEREGSVVKVDLERGTVTELASAPEPPSPAYLSTPVERIFKTDDGDRIPAFVYLPANADFTAPDGEKPPLFVYPHGGPTGRDSAVLDYEIAYFTSRGIAVVTVNYGGSTGYGRAYRERLREQWGVVDVADCAVVAESLAAEGTVDGDRLAIRGGSAGGYTSAASLTTTTTYRAGTVMYPILDLGQWTGDGGETHDFESRYLDGLIGPLPETEQRYKDRSPINNADTLAGPLLFLQGLEDEICPPEQADRFVAGLAGRGIDHAYLRFEGEQHGFRKAETIVAALEAELSFYGQVFGFETPGVPKLRLSR, from the coding sequence GTGGTTGAGATCGCCCCTTACGGCACCTGGACGTCTCCCCTGTCAGCCGCCGATGTCGCGGCGTCGGGAGTCAGCGCGCAATGGCTCGGAACGGCGGGAGACGAGGTCTGGTGGGCCGAAGCGAGAACCGGTGAGGGCGGCCGCGTCACCCTCGTCAGGTCCCGCGAGGACGGCACCGTCGAAGACGTCCTTCCCGCTCCTTGGAACGTCCGGAACCGCGTCCACGAGTACGGCGGCCGCCCCTGGCTCGTACTCGGCGACACCCTCGTCTTCACCCACTGGGCGGATCAGCGCGTCTACCGCCGCGACCTGACCACCGGCGAGACGACACCACTGACCCCGGAACCGGCGACCCGGCACGGAATCCGCTACAGCGACCTCCGCCCCGGCCGTACCGGCGAGGTGTGGCTGGTACGCGAACGCAGCACCGGCGCCAGGCGCGTCGACATCGCCCGGGACCTCATCGCGGTCCCTCTCGACGGCGGCCCGGAACGGGTTCTGACGGCCAGCCATCACTTCCTCACCGCACCGCACCTGTCGCCCGATGGCGCGCGTGCGGCGTGGATCGGCTGGAACCACCCCGCGATGCCTTGGGACGGCACGGAACTGTGCGTCGCCGACCTCCGCGAGGACGGGACTTTCGGACCGCACCGTGTGCTCGCCGGCGCGGCCGACGTCGCCGTCTGCCAGGTCGAATGGGAGTCCGCGGACAGCCTCCTGGCGCTGCTCGACCCGAACGGCTGGTGGAATCTGCACCGCGTCGGGCTCGACGGCGCCGTCACGAACCTGGCGCCGTCCGAGCAGGAAATCGGCGGCGCGCAGTGGAAACTCGGCGCGCGCTGGTTCACTCCGCTCGGCGACGGCCGGTTCGCCGTCATCGCCTCGGGCAGGCTCGCCGTCCTCGACGAGGCGACGCGTGAAGTCACCCCGGTGGCGGCGGCCGCCGACCTGACCGCGTGGTCCACCAACGGTTTCGCCGTCCACGAAGGCGGCGTCGTCGGCGTCGCGGCAGGCCCGGAACGCGAAGGCTCCGTGGTGAAGGTCGACCTCGAACGTGGGACGGTGACCGAACTCGCGTCGGCGCCCGAACCACCGTCACCCGCCTACCTGTCGACGCCCGTGGAGCGGATCTTCAAGACCGACGACGGCGACCGGATCCCGGCCTTCGTCTACCTGCCCGCGAACGCCGACTTCACCGCCCCGGACGGGGAAAAGCCGCCGCTGTTCGTATACCCGCACGGCGGGCCCACCGGCCGGGACAGCGCGGTGCTCGACTACGAGATCGCCTACTTCACCAGCCGCGGGATCGCCGTCGTCACGGTGAACTACGGCGGCTCCACCGGCTACGGACGCGCCTACCGCGAGCGGCTGCGGGAGCAATGGGGTGTCGTCGACGTCGCGGACTGCGCCGTCGTCGCCGAATCCCTCGCCGCCGAAGGCACCGTCGACGGCGACAGGCTGGCGATCCGCGGCGGCAGCGCGGGCGGGTACACCTCCGCCGCGTCACTGACCACCACGACGACCTACCGCGCCGGCACCGTGATGTACCCGATCCTCGACCTCGGTCAATGGACCGGGGACGGCGGCGAGACACACGACTTCGAGTCCCGCTACCTCGACGGGCTGATCGGGCCGCTGCCGGAGACCGAGCAGCGCTACAAGGATCGCTCGCCGATCAACAACGCGGACACGCTCGCCGGTCCGCTGTTGTTCCTCCAGGGCCTCGAGGACGAGATCTGCCCACCCGAGCAGGCGGACCGGTTCGTGGCGGGGCTGGCGGGGCGGGGCATCGATCACGCCTATCTGAGGTTCGAGGGCGAGCAGCACGGCTTCCGGAAGGCGGAGACGATCGTGGCCGCGCTCGAAGCGGAGTTGTCGTTCTACGGCCAGGTTTTCGGCTTCGAGACGCCCGGCGTCCCGAAGCTCCGGTTGAGCCGGTGA
- a CDS encoding SCO1664 family protein produces MTETSRELVTRGKIDVEGRLVDASNVTLFCTIELDGVTGNVVYKPVSGERPLWDFPDGTLAGREVATAMVADASGLGAIPPTVLRDGPFGPGMVQLWIETTEEELVDVRPPEGLPDDWRVVLHAHDRDGEPAVLAHADRQGMRELALLDIVVNNTDRKGGHVLAGADGRIYGVDHGICLHTDPKLRTVLWGWIGERLTEAEVGKLRGLREQLDGELGDALGEHLTGFEIRALAERTELLLAAGVFPEPGDDWRAIPWPLF; encoded by the coding sequence GTGACGGAGACCTCACGGGAACTGGTGACGCGCGGCAAGATCGACGTCGAAGGCAGGCTCGTCGACGCCTCCAACGTCACGCTGTTCTGCACGATCGAGCTCGACGGCGTGACAGGCAACGTCGTGTACAAGCCGGTGTCGGGCGAGCGGCCGTTGTGGGACTTCCCGGACGGGACGCTCGCGGGCCGCGAGGTCGCGACGGCGATGGTCGCCGATGCTTCCGGGCTCGGCGCGATCCCGCCGACGGTGCTGCGCGACGGGCCGTTCGGCCCCGGCATGGTGCAGCTGTGGATCGAGACCACCGAAGAGGAACTGGTCGACGTGCGGCCCCCGGAGGGGCTGCCGGACGACTGGCGCGTCGTACTGCACGCCCACGATCGCGACGGTGAGCCCGCGGTGCTCGCGCACGCGGACCGGCAGGGGATGCGGGAACTGGCCTTGCTCGACATCGTGGTCAACAACACCGACCGCAAGGGCGGCCACGTGCTCGCCGGTGCCGACGGCCGGATCTACGGCGTGGATCACGGGATCTGCCTGCACACCGATCCGAAGCTGCGGACGGTGCTGTGGGGCTGGATCGGGGAGCGGCTGACCGAAGCCGAGGTCGGCAAGTTGCGCGGTCTGCGCGAGCAGCTGGACGGCGAGCTCGGTGACGCGCTCGGCGAGCACCTCACCGGCTTCGAGATCCGTGCGCTGGCCGAGCGCACCGAACTGCTTCTGGCAGCGGGTGTCTTCCCCGAGCCGGGCGACGACTGGCGCGCCATCCCGTGGCCGTTGTTCTGA
- a CDS encoding DUF3090 domain-containing protein, whose protein sequence is MSRVIHVFRQPDRFVAGTVGEPGDRTFYLQASEDVRTISVTIEKQQVVVLAERLSSLLEEVANRFGADVPDDAPDELLDVDPLTVPVEEEFRVGTMGLGWDADSSAVVIELLAMTEGEVDETVVLDDTEEGPDAVRVFLTPGAARAFAERADRVVNAGRKPCPLCAEPLDPAGHICPRQNGYRRDVDVLED, encoded by the coding sequence ATGTCTCGCGTAATCCACGTCTTCCGCCAGCCCGACCGGTTCGTCGCAGGAACCGTCGGTGAGCCCGGCGACCGCACGTTCTACCTCCAGGCGTCCGAGGACGTCCGCACGATCAGTGTGACGATCGAAAAACAGCAGGTCGTGGTCTTGGCCGAAAGGCTCAGCTCGCTGCTGGAAGAGGTCGCCAACCGATTCGGCGCGGACGTACCGGACGACGCGCCCGACGAGCTCCTCGACGTCGACCCCTTGACCGTGCCGGTCGAGGAGGAGTTCCGCGTCGGCACGATGGGCCTCGGCTGGGACGCCGACAGCAGCGCCGTCGTCATCGAGCTGCTCGCGATGACCGAAGGCGAGGTGGACGAAACGGTCGTTCTGGACGACACCGAAGAGGGGCCGGACGCGGTCCGCGTCTTCCTGACCCCCGGCGCGGCGCGCGCGTTCGCCGAACGAGCCGACAGGGTGGTCAACGCCGGCCGCAAACCGTGTCCGCTGTGCGCCGAGCCGCTCGATCCGGCGGGGCACATCTGCCCGCGGCAGAACGGGTACCGCCGCGACGTCGACGTCCTCGAGGACTGA
- a CDS encoding DUF3097 family protein, whose amino-acid sequence MRSHSYDDVLSGPRKRKIPEVPAEPGLVVEDPASGYCGAVVKIEYGNVVLEDRHGKHRVFPLNPAGFLLEGKPVTLVPFKAAPKTPAKRISASGSVQVQGLKARVARDSRIWVEGKHDAELVERVWGHDLRVEGVVVEPLDGVDVLSDCIGDFGTGPGRRLGVLVDHLVAGSKESRIVDGIRDENVLITGHPYIDIWEAVKPSVVGIRAWPKIPRGTEWKQGICDALGWGEPWEGWQRVLAAVGSYRDLETPLIGAVERLIDFVSDPGEDS is encoded by the coding sequence GTGCGCTCTCATTCGTATGACGACGTGCTGTCCGGTCCGCGCAAGCGGAAGATCCCCGAGGTGCCCGCCGAACCGGGCCTCGTGGTCGAAGACCCGGCCAGCGGGTACTGCGGCGCCGTGGTGAAGATCGAGTACGGCAACGTCGTGCTGGAGGACAGGCACGGCAAGCATCGTGTGTTCCCGTTGAACCCCGCGGGTTTCCTGCTCGAAGGCAAACCGGTCACGCTGGTGCCGTTCAAGGCGGCCCCGAAGACCCCGGCCAAGCGGATCTCCGCGTCCGGGTCGGTCCAGGTCCAGGGACTCAAGGCCCGGGTCGCGCGCGATTCGCGCATCTGGGTGGAGGGCAAGCACGACGCCGAACTCGTCGAGCGGGTCTGGGGACACGACCTTCGGGTCGAAGGCGTGGTGGTGGAACCACTCGATGGTGTGGATGTGCTGTCCGACTGCATCGGCGATTTCGGCACCGGGCCCGGCCGTCGTCTCGGCGTGCTGGTCGACCACCTGGTCGCGGGCAGCAAGGAGTCCCGGATCGTCGACGGGATCCGCGACGAGAACGTGCTGATCACGGGGCATCCCTACATCGACATCTGGGAAGCGGTGAAACCGTCGGTGGTCGGCATCCGTGCCTGGCCGAAGATCCCGCGCGGCACGGAGTGGAAACAGGGCATCTGCGACGCGCTCGGATGGGGTGAGCCGTGGGAGGGCTGGCAGCGGGTCCTGGCGGCTGTCGGCAGCTACCGGGATCTGGAAACGCCGCTGATCGGAGCGGTGGAGCGGCTCATCGACTTCGTCTCCGACCCGGGCGAGGACTCCTGA